A stretch of bacterium DNA encodes these proteins:
- the lepB gene encoding signal peptidase I — translation MRWLRNLVRDWGPVIIAVLLIRSFLVEAFMVPTGSMLNTILIGDFMLVNKFVYGVRLPFTDRTIVHVSSPKRGDIVIFRFPLDPDVPPGASRIFPAQLPLLPLFWNSSKGFFQWYTPLSLIKRCVAVAGDTVEYRDKQLYVNGKQQVEPYVQHVDGRTFPGLPKLSDYQRRWERHDFFRTELSAYVRDQFGPIVVPSGCIFVMGDNRDNSEDARFFGPLDLRHIRGKPLVMYMSTAAAGYPINIPKMALSPWAIRFNRIGRLVR, via the coding sequence ATGCGCTGGCTTCGTAACCTCGTCCGCGACTGGGGCCCGGTAATCATCGCTGTCCTGCTCATCCGTTCCTTCCTGGTTGAGGCGTTCATGGTGCCGACCGGCTCGATGCTCAACACCATTCTCATCGGCGACTTCATGCTCGTGAACAAGTTCGTCTACGGAGTGAGGCTGCCTTTCACCGACAGGACGATCGTGCATGTGTCGAGCCCGAAGCGCGGGGACATTGTTATCTTTCGGTTCCCGCTGGACCCGGACGTGCCGCCGGGGGCGAGCCGCATCTTCCCCGCCCAGCTTCCGCTGTTGCCTTTGTTCTGGAACAGCTCCAAAGGTTTCTTCCAGTGGTACACGCCGCTCTCCCTGATTAAGCGCTGCGTCGCGGTAGCCGGCGACACGGTCGAGTACCGGGACAAACAGCTCTACGTGAACGGCAAGCAACAGGTCGAGCCCTACGTGCAGCACGTTGATGGAAGGACATTCCCCGGTCTGCCTAAGCTCAGCGATTACCAGCGACGATGGGAGCGGCACGATTTCTTCCGTACCGAGCTTTCCGCCTATGTCCGCGACCAGTTCGGCCCGATCGTGGTTCCATCGGGGTGTATCTTCGTCATGGGTGACAATCGAGACAACTCGGAGGACGCGCGGTTCTTCGGCCCGCTCGATCTGCGCCACATCCGGGGCAAGCCGCTGGTCATGTACATGTCCACGGCCGCGGCCGGGTATCCCATAAACATTCCAAAGATGGCGCTCTCGCCGTGGGCCATCCGGTTCAACCGCATCGGCCGGCTCGTTCGTTAA
- a CDS encoding formylmethanofuran dehydrogenase subunit E family protein → MIPTNVLRQATRFHGHLGPWLVLGLKAGTYARRKLAASPFELRARVSCPAGTPYTCFVDGVQFSSGCTMGKGNISHVRAKGCRVEFMRDGEGSGVRRTTEVRGQKSDGRSQKCGAGRIHLTLRPEVWEELHAGPDEGMAGAARLGREFARRRLEDLFTE, encoded by the coding sequence GTGATTCCCACCAATGTGCTCAGGCAGGCCACCCGTTTTCATGGCCATCTGGGGCCATGGCTGGTGCTCGGCCTCAAGGCCGGCACCTACGCCCGGCGGAAGCTGGCGGCCTCGCCGTTCGAGCTGAGAGCCCGGGTTTCTTGCCCCGCCGGTACTCCGTACACCTGCTTCGTGGACGGCGTCCAGTTCAGTTCCGGCTGCACTATGGGCAAGGGGAACATCAGCCACGTCCGAGCGAAGGGCTGCAGGGTCGAGTTCATGCGCGACGGAGAGGGAAGCGGGGTTCGACGCACAACCGAAGTCAGAGGTCAGAAGTCAGATGGCAGAAGTCAGAAGTGTGGAGCGGGACGAATTCACCTGACCTTGCGGCCTGAGGTGTGGGAGGAGCTTCACGCTGGGCCGGATGAGGGAATGGCCGGAGCGGCCCGGTTGGGGCGCGAGTTCGCCCGACGGCGGCTGGAGGATCTGTTTACCGAATGA